In Candidatus Atribacteria bacterium ADurb.Bin276, one DNA window encodes the following:
- the dppB_5 gene encoding Dipeptide transport system permease protein DppB has product MKKYILKRLLLLIPVLIGVSILIFVIVRLTPGDPARILAGEHATEEYVQATRERWGLDKPMYVQYYIWFKSLLRGDLGRSITTHSPVVEEIFNRFPATLELSLFAMFLAIVIGILAGIISAIRQYHFFDYFSMTVALFGISMPVFWLGLMLMFVFGLWLDILPISGRINVMIPLQNITGLYVLDSILTLNFQALGSSLLHLILPSIALGTIPMAMIARITRSSMLEIIRQDFIRTERAKGLPERMVIFKHALKNALIPIITVIGMEFGLLLGGAILTETVFAWPGLGRYTVDAVYARDYPAIQGSVLFIAFIFVVVNLITDVLYAYINPRIRYH; this is encoded by the coding sequence ATGAAAAAATACATCTTAAAACGTCTGCTTTTGCTTATACCAGTTTTAATTGGCGTGTCGATTTTAATATTCGTCATTGTCCGCCTCACCCCTGGAGATCCAGCACGGATTTTAGCCGGTGAACATGCTACCGAAGAATATGTTCAAGCTACTCGGGAGCGGTGGGGACTCGATAAACCAATGTACGTGCAATACTATATCTGGTTCAAAAGTCTGCTTCGAGGAGATTTAGGCCGCTCTATTACCACTCACTCTCCAGTTGTAGAAGAAATATTTAACCGTTTTCCTGCTACTCTTGAGCTTTCACTTTTTGCCATGTTTTTGGCCATTGTGATTGGCATATTAGCCGGAATCATTTCAGCTATACGCCAATATCACTTTTTTGATTATTTCTCAATGACCGTTGCTCTTTTCGGTATATCCATGCCGGTCTTTTGGTTAGGGTTAATGTTAATGTTTGTTTTCGGACTCTGGTTGGATATTCTTCCTATTTCCGGTCGGATCAATGTCATGATTCCCCTTCAAAATATCACCGGTCTCTACGTGTTGGATTCTATTCTGACCTTGAATTTTCAAGCCCTGGGAAGCTCGCTTCTCCATCTCATTCTTCCCAGCATTGCGCTTGGTACTATTCCAATGGCGATGATCGCCCGGATCACCCGATCTTCTATGCTTGAAATTATCCGCCAAGATTTTATACGTACCGAAAGAGCCAAGGGTCTACCAGAAAGAATGGTAATCTTCAAACATGCTTTAAAAAATGCACTGATTCCTATCATCACGGTTATTGGCATGGAATTTGGTCTCCTTTTAGGAGGAGCCATCTTAACTGAAACGGTTTTTGCTTGGCCGGGATTGGGTCGATACACAGTTGATGCAGTTTATGCTCGTGATTATCCAGCCATTCAGGGATCGGTTCTTTTTATTGCCTTCATATTCGTTGTAGTCAATCTCATTACTGATGTATTGTATGCCTATATTAATCCACGGATCAGGTACCATTAA